The genomic segment CGGCGCGCAAGTCGTCCACGCCGCACACGCGGCGAAAGCAGTCGCCGAGCGTGTGGAGCGCGCGTCCGATCGTCGACGTGAAGCGGCGCGCGACGAGGCGCACGTCGTGCGCGCGGCCGACGATCGACTGCGCGTGCGCGTCGAGATGCGCGGCGCGCACGCGTGCGCGATGCGCGCTCACGTCGACGCGCGTCGCGCACGCGTCGATCCGGTCGCGCGCCGCGAGCGCGATGCGCGGCGCGTCGATGCGCAGCCCGTCGGCGCCGGCCTCGAGCACGACGCCGCCCGGCAGCGCGAGCGCGGCGTGCGGCGCGCCGGCGCGCGCGAGCACGGCGAGCACATACGCGGGCGGCGCGCCGCACGCATCGCCGTCGCCGTGCGCGCAGGCGCGGGCCGGCGCCCAGATCAGCACGCGGTCACCGACGTCGGGCGCGAGCAGGCAGCCGTCGGCGCGCCGCGCGCGGCCGACGGGATCGTCGAGCGATAGCCAGTCGCCGGCGCGGCCCGTCACGCAAGACGCGCGCAACGACGCATCGGCCCCGGATGCGCGCGGCGCGTCGACGGGCGGCAGCGGCGCGGCCGCGCCAGGGGAGGCGGAGGAAGCAGGCAGGGTCGTCATCGAAGCGCGAGAGTCGTGTGTCATCGTTCGGGTGCGGTCCATCGTTCGGCCCGCGCGAGCGCGGGATCGGTCGCGCGCGCGCCCGTCTTGCGCGCGCCGTCCCAGCGCGCGGCGCGGTCGTCCACGCCGTGCAGGTTCGCGTGCGAGAAATCGGCGCCGGCGCAGTCGGCGCGCGACAGCGTCGCGTGCGAGAAATCGCAGTAGGCGAAGCAGCCGCCCGCGAGCGTCGCGCCTGCGCAATCGGCGCGCGCGAACAGCGACATCCGCGCGCGCAATCCGCGCGCGTTCGCTGACGACAGGCGCGCGCGCGCGAAATCGGATTCGTCGAACGCGGCCTCGGCGAGGTTCGCGCCGACGAGCGTCGCGCCCGCGAAACGCGTGTGGCGACCGCGCGCGCCGGCGAGCGTCGCGCGTTCGAGATCGGCGTCGAAGAACATCGTCTGCACGAGCGATGCGCTGCTGAAATCGCTGCCGGCGAGCGTCGCGCCGCTGAAATGCGTCATCGTCAGATCGCAGCGGTCGAAGCGTTGCCCGCGCAGATTCGCTTCGGCGAAGAGCGCATTCGTCAGGCGAGTGGCGTCGAAGCGCGCGGTCGACAGGTCGGCGCGCATCGCCGCGAAGCGCTCGAGCTCGGCGCTCGCGAAATCGGTGCGCTCGAAGCGGCAATCGACGGTTTCGCAACGCAGCAGCTTCGCGTGCGCGCACCGCGCGGCGGAGAAATCGCCGCGCTCGAACGTCGCGCGCGCCCACAGCGCGTCGGTCAGCGTCGCGCCGGCGAGGTCGGTGTCCGTCATCACGAATGCGTCGCCCGTCGTCGCGCGCAGGCTCGCGGCGCGCAGCGCGACCGCGTGCCAGCCCGATTCGCCGAGCGTTGCGCCATCGAGGCGCGCGCCCGTCAGATCGCAGTGCCGCCAGCGCGTCGCGTCGAGCTGCGCGGCCGACAGGTTCGCGCCGCGCAGGATCACGCGATCGAACGTGCAGCCGGACAGATCGCGGCCGGAAAGATCGACATCCGAAAGATCGATGCCGGATAGCGTGCGGGTGTCGGCGAGGGCGGCGAGCGCCGCGTGAACGGTGTCGGACATGGGTGGCGTCGAGTGAATCAGCGGGGGGAGGCGAGTTCGGGGCGGCCCGGCACGGTGAAGAGCGTTCGCTCGACGTTCGTGCCGTCGAGCTGCGATCGGCCGAGCGCGACGCCGTAGCAGTCGGCGCCGTACAGGTTGCTCGATTGCAGTTGCGCGCCGTCGAGCCGCGCGCGGCGCAGCGACGCGCCGAGCAGGTTCGAGAAGCGCGCGTCCGCGTGCGTCAGATCGGCCTTCGTCAGATCCGCGTGCCGCGCGAGCGCGCGCGTCAGTTGCGCGCCGCTCGCGATCGCGCGCGCGAGGCTCGCGCGGTCGAGCGTCGCGGCGTGCAGATTCGCGTCGCGCAGGTCGACGCCGTCCCAGTTCGCGCCGTCGAGCGCCGCGCCGCTCAGAACGGCGTGCCGGAACGACGTCGATGCGTCTGCGCGCGAGCCGCGCAGCGATGCCGAGCGAAGCTGCGCGCGCGACGCTCGCGCGCCGTACCATTCGGCGCCGTCGCACTGCGCGGATGCGAACACCGCATCCGCGAGCGTCGCGTGCTGGAAGTTCGCGCGCGGCACGCGCGCCGACGTGAAATCGGCGGCGTCGAGCGCGCAGCCCGCGAAGCTCGCATGCGCGCCGTCGAGCCGCGCGGCCGCGAGCCCGGTCATCGCGCTCGCGTCGAATTGCGCGTGCGCGCAATGGCTGTCGGCGAGCGACGCGCGCGTGAAGTCGCCGCCGGTGAAATCGGCGCGATCGAGGCGCGCGCGATCGAGCGCGGCGCCGCGAAACGATGCGCCGGGGGCGGACGTATCGACGAAGGTCGCGTCGCGCAGGTCCGCGTTCGAGAAATCGGCGCGCGACAGCAGCGCGCGCTCGAACGACGCGCCGGCCAGCCGGCAGCCGGAGAAGCCGGTGCGTTCAAGGCGCGCATCGCGGAAGTCCGCGCGTTCGAGCGCGGCCGACGACAGATCCAGGCCGCTCAGGTCGAGGCCGGCGAAGCCGAGCCCGCGCGCGTGGCGCTCGATCACCTGCTCGCGCGTGAGCGGTTCCGCGAGCAGCGCGTCGTCGGCCGGCGGCGCGGCGGGGCGCGTCGCCGCGAGGGCGGGGGCGGCGTCGGCGAGCCCGTTCGCGGGTGGTGGCCGGTCCGGCTCCGCCGGCGTATCCGGTTCGACGATCGCTTCGCCGCTGGCGGGCGCGGCGAGCCCGGCCGTCAGCGCGTCGACGTCGAGCGGTGCATCGAGCGCATCGAGCGCATCGAGCGCGTCCGCGAGGGCTGCGAGCTCAGGCCGGTCCCGCGCGGCCGCCTCCATCTGCGCGCGCGACAGGCCGTGCTGCTCGACGAGCATGCGGATCTGCGTGTCGGCTTGCCGAAGCAGGTCGGCGAGCGACGATGCTTCGCCCGGCGCCTGCGAATTCGGCGAAGCGAG from the Burkholderia humptydooensis genome contains:
- a CDS encoding DUF3540 domain-containing protein, which encodes MDRTRTMTHDSRASMTTLPASSASPGAAAPLPPVDAPRASGADASLRASCVTGRAGDWLSLDDPVGRARRADGCLLAPDVGDRVLIWAPARACAHGDGDACGAPPAYVLAVLARAGAPHAALALPGGVVLEAGADGLRIDAPRIALAARDRIDACATRVDVSAHRARVRAAHLDAHAQSIVGRAHDVRLVARRFTSTIGRALHTLGDCFRRVCGVDDLRAARARWRIDERAHLHARDVTLLADRHVGIDGERIDLG
- the tagB-5 gene encoding type VI secretion system accessory protein TagB-5; this encodes MSDTVHAALAALADTRTLSGIDLSDVDLSGRDLSGCTFDRVILRGANLSAAQLDATRWRHCDLTGARLDGATLGESGWHAVALRAASLRATTGDAFVMTDTDLAGATLTDALWARATFERGDFSAARCAHAKLLRCETVDCRFERTDFASAELERFAAMRADLSTARFDATRLTNALFAEANLRGQRFDRCDLTMTHFSGATLAGSDFSSASLVQTMFFDADLERATLAGARGRHTRFAGATLVGANLAEAAFDESDFARARLSSANARGLRARMSLFARADCAGATLAGGCFAYCDFSHATLSRADCAGADFSHANLHGVDDRAARWDGARKTGARATDPALARAERWTAPER
- a CDS encoding type VI secretion system accessory protein TagAB-5, with translation MKIVKPESLALLCRTLRFEGVDRLSIGALACFPLRAGAPAGPGDLATEAALWQVAQQWLDGHAPLDEGLPKPAGEFLVYGDAYAPPGRERGARAPVAVRARIGAACKERLVDARASAPLAEFHALPPSAPERARDLGPFDERWLAARWPHLPAGTRAEHFHTAPRDQRIAGFWRGGEDIELVNLHADRPVIAGALPRVRARCFVERAIDGAARIDACPMRAETVWLFPGAACGIVLYRALAAIDDEDGDDVVRVIAGWESADAPPLPDGAYVGRPVPEDDGSRPALTPAAALVPAPAPAAIAGDEARAAAGRAADRAPTGPASASHAEQPAVPESPAPLPAPELAALERDAAALAAQTDALLAGLGIAEADIARLLPAREAPADMNLDELAALAAELDAQTAQWQAQYDAAAAGGQRDVSPPASPLASPNSQAPGEASSLADLLRQADTQIRMLVEQHGLSRAQMEAAARDRPELAALADALDALDALDAPLDVDALTAGLAAPASGEAIVEPDTPAEPDRPPPANGLADAAPALAATRPAAPPADDALLAEPLTREQVIERHARGLGFAGLDLSGLDLSSAALERADFRDARLERTGFSGCRLAGASFERALLSRADFSNADLRDATFVDTSAPGASFRGAALDRARLDRADFTGGDFTRASLADSHCAHAQFDASAMTGLAAARLDGAHASFAGCALDAADFTSARVPRANFQHATLADAVFASAQCDGAEWYGARASRAQLRSASLRGSRADASTSFRHAVLSGAALDGANWDGVDLRDANLHAATLDRASLARAIASGAQLTRALARHADLTKADLTHADARFSNLLGASLRRARLDGAQLQSSNLYGADCYGVALGRSQLDGTNVERTLFTVPGRPELASPR